The Argiope bruennichi chromosome 9, qqArgBrue1.1, whole genome shotgun sequence nucleotide sequence CAGCATTCCAGGCTTCTGTCGTCTGTCATAACTCTTAACCCAGTGATCCTTGAGATACAGAAACTCACAAAATTGGCTGTTCCAGATATGAATACATCAGCGAAGAGAGCGCCAATGGTCATACTTCTCTATACGGTTTATAATTTCGAGATACAATGGCATTATGCTGAAAGCATAATTTGTTTATACACACTGGCAGACGCCGACTAATATTTCCCTGTTGCCATCATTAGATGGCGGACTATTAAAAAGATGGTAGAACTTTATTGAACTGTCGAAGtaggaaacattttaaaatagctattcCTAGAATTTGGTCCTATACCAGTGTATTTTTGAATATGTGCACTAAAGTATATGGGGAACAGAGTGCGGTCTCAAAATAGCGAACTTACTTGTGCGTCAaaattatcttcctttttttattactagACTAAGAAGACATCAAATGTTTCTCGTTCAATAATCttattaccaaaaattattaGTTGATATACAAGAATATCCCTCCCCTTACTTTTTTTCTGAGTAAAAGGAATAGTTGTATGAAGGTTGATCTCGCAAAATTTGTTACAATGCCAATAAAGATTATTAAACAAAGCTGGTACAAAGTAAAATGGCATATACTGAAACACAGACATATTACCTTACCTAATCTCTAAATCAGTAAAAGCATTATCAGAAGGCAAAAACTCGTTTTTCATGCttattgataagaatttttgCCTGCTCGTTTAGCCACGCTATTCTTGGTTTCTTCATCatctgaagaaaatttattccTACCAGTACTTTATCAATTATAGGGGGGGGATAATCTCTGGGAGATAAATCATTGCTGTGTTAAGGATGATACCAAAATGCTCTCAGGAAATTCTGTTTCAAAgcttgaattttttaagaaaaatagggCTTGATTAATATTGCCTTTTTGTCGAATACATAAAAAAGGCGTTCATTTCCTGATATGTCAACAAatcattatcataaatttcttAGTCCATACTGATTAGTTGTCCACTGATAGTATTATCTTTGCACATGAATGAGAGACCAACTTTAAAAGAATCTCAACATTTCACCTATTGTAACTTGTCTGAAGTTCAATGAATTTGGGCAACAACTAGCATCATTTGTTGCCattctgagaaaaataaaatttcattttagttgttTCCCTCCTTATTATTAATtcttcttgtaaatttttttattaattgatcttGCATCCTAACATTTAAGCATCCTTTAGGGTATTATTTGTGTCTAAGTTGATGGCTCTGTACTTGTTTAGCattggataaatttaaaatcttgtacttgttgaatattttattgaaactttcttACATTCCAGGCAACGACAATATATTCACTTTGACCAATCAGAGACTTTATTCGATTCGATTTGATTTGAAAGCTGTCGATGGAGAAAGGAGGCACGCCCTCTATGACAAGTTTTGGATCGACGATGAGGATCATAAATACACACTTCACATTAAAGACTACAGTGGGGATGCAGGTACTTGAACTTATTTTTCAACTAGCCGCTTTCAGGAGtagtgattttcttttaatttcaactgAATATCAAATGCACAATATCATATTCATGGTCTTAATATATTCTTCGTCTTATCCAATGAAATAATTGATATGTAGTCCAGGAGTGCTACTGATTCAGGGTTAGTAAAacgattttgtgtgtgtgtgtgtgtgtgtgtgtgtgtgtgtgtgtgtgtgtgtgtgtgtgtgtgtgtgtgtgtgcagtgATTTGATTTTAGTTATAAACcccaaaatttttatacataattttaattttttaagtaaaaatataaaaatactagatATAAATCGATTTTGCAATGTTACATAAATTTgtatatcagtttaaaaaatactcGAATAGATATTATCTGTGGGGAAATCTCAAACTAAGAGTGTAACAGAAATAGCATAAAGAGAGATGATAATGACTCCatatcaaaaatctgaaaataagcATGAAGTAAAAATCCGACATAATATCGAATAACTCAGAACGTAAATGTAATGCATATAAatgcatgcatatttttttaattcatgacaaagagaataatttaaaagatagttatgaaaaattttataaatattttgctgatgaacataatttttaataatttcgtgTTGTTCATTTCTTCGAGCAATTTCATTCAACCAAAAAAAGGtcctgttttgaaaaaaattattcattatttcatgtcACAGTATTACTCAGTTCTTTGTTTTctcaatatttaattgctaaattCAGACTATTATTTGGAAGGGCAGACTGTTCTGAGAACTAATGTTCTCGTATTTTCCTCAGCTAATAAATGGAAACTCAGTTTGATCTAGTCATAGAATGGCGCTTCTTTGTGAAACCTAAATGtgacgaataattttattaaaaagaaagggTATTTTTCGGTTAGCCTTATGGAAGCGAAAAGTCGCGAAATAATTTAGACCTGCACCCCTACCTTCACCCTCCCCTCCCCCAAAAAACAGCGCCAAAAAAAGTTGTAGTGTTAGCTTTGTATGAGAGTTGGCGCAAGTTATAGCGACGTTTCTTTTTTGGCGCAGGTCTAAATTATTTGGCGACCTTTCACTTACGTCTGGCAAACCGAAAAGTAGTATAccaaagaaagataaaaaacaaaattacggCTTCCACTACATGTAGATTATCCATTCTCAAAAAATGTCCTTCATTTATCATAATATTgcccaaataataaaataaacttttaaaaatcggtcgatgaaaaatttcaaaaattttaattagttttatcaaGACCAGATAATTTGTTTTCACATCTTTTAGTTTATAAACTTCAACCCACAGAGAAAGAGATACAGAGGTCTCACTCTCATAGACAGTAACGGCAACTTTTTTAACATGGCCATTCACATAGACAGTAGCGCCATCTCTGATGTTATCTGCGACTTGGAACTATTGCGCGGTGGAATGACGTAATTTTTCTTCGTGACGTCATGATACGGATGTCAACAAAGCAACTGCATTTATTATATTGACTTTTATCGGCCAAATTTCGGTCTTGGGATAAAATCCCGTAATAAATTGTTatctgaaattattctttttttcatttattttctaccttcttacataaaaacaaaaaatttcatttctgcttGTTGTGTATTAGTGAAATTCAGATGCATTATTAccatatttcagattaattaaattacatttacccTTCACTATGAAATTccatcaaattattaaaacaaattctattCCACCAGAAATGATCTCTTTCTCTGTAACCCAAAAGTTAACGATATCGGTATTTCTAGTTCCTGTTTAAGACAATTGAACAatcatttgattgatttttattacttgatCTAAAAATCCTCATctgttaaaatgatatttaataaattatctatcaatttcataaaagctataaaaattattgctcTATCATGTAAAGCAGGATTCAAGTTATTAAAACTTGATGAAGATATCTCCTTGCATGTAACCTATGTATTTGAGATAAACAGTTGATTTCTACTAAATGagcttaatttcttctttaaaagtgcatttaatttattttcctaataaaatgaatttgtcaAATTTcctaacaaatttaataaatatattgaacaaaaacatatttattttaagaaatgcaggataaataaatttatcaggaAGATCattctagaaattccgattataaatcttaaaatcaaattaaatgttacaATGATATCTTTATTCCAGTTCGAGATTAGACAAAGAACTTATCGCCAAGTCCACGAAACATTCGCCAAATGGCCGCCATCTTTGAtactgatttatataaaaaaaaaaactgcattggTCAACAGCAAGATAATCAGTGCACTATATGCATTGATTatcttatcttatttatttatatataattattcctaTGATTGTCTTATCCCACTTTTTCGGTGTCGCTATTATTCCGGTGATTGTCTTATCCCACTTATTTGTAAGCCAATTTGCAGCTCAATTTGTTTGTACGCCATTATTCAAACCTTTATCTTCACCGCAACTCTAGCAAATGCAGAATTGTCTGAAGGTTTAGATTATAACCGATGCCttttttgcaacttttatatGTAATTGCTTTTCTGAATTGCTCTTCTGATTCTCTAAAAACTGCTCTTCTTTTGAACCTCTAAAAACATAGAATACAAAGAATCAGCATAAAGtatatagttgaaatatttttttccttattaggGGATTCCATGACCCCTAACCATGACAATCAGAAGTTTTCCACAAAGGATCAAAACAACGGCAATAATAAAGGTGGGAACTGTGCCGAAAGTCATAAAGGTGCTTGGTGGTACAACGCCTGTCATACTGCCAACTTGAACGGTCTTTACCTCAGAGGCAAGCACAACAGTTACGCGGATGGAGTCAACTGGTACACATTCAGAAATTACCACGAATCGCTGGAGGATGTTGAAATGAAAATACGGGcaaagaatttcaagaaaaattattcctCCATGAACAATTCGCGATGTTGTTGTTGAAGAATATGTAATAGCatcttaaattatgtaaattaaaatgatccacaaataaaataaaatccataaaattaattcactCAAGTTGTTGCGTTTATCTCACCTGCTTACATGCAAAAATGCAGGCAGGAAGCCTATCATCATTTGGTCTAAAATTGAATACTTATGtatatttctgatgaaaaatttatatgccaaattccatccatctcatgtgttcatttttgtattattctatTCATATGAGTACAGGCAGACTTCTTTCAACTGTTTTCGTCACAAACTTGATAGAAATTCACAAACATGGTGTTAGTGCATAATGTAGTCAAGTTTGGTTcttgcatcaaaaaaaaaaaaagaaagaaagaaagaaaaaccacGAAACACTAATCAACCAATTAATTTTCCTCCTTCAGTTTTAagaagtttttgagttatttaattCACAAGCAGAATAACTGACGCATATaaggcaaaattatattttttgaactcaggaggatctaaaatgtgataattaatcaaaatttggaagatcaaattttcaacgaattactatattttctt carries:
- the LOC129984185 gene encoding techylectin-like protein isoform X1 yields the protein MGLLFYISICLVTSQSFGNGNANCDLSDKSRSYLDGALDLMKKAKENLPECSCNQICRPIDCEEVLINGRNESGVYTIWPRGRIADDKPMEVYCDMDTDGGGWTVIQRRGNYGRPSDYFYKDWMNYKKGFGSLEKDFWLGNDNIFTLTNQRLYSIRFDLKAVDGERRHALYDKFWIDDEDHKYTLHIKDYSGDAGDSMTPNHDNQKFSTKDQNNGNNKGGNCAESHKGAWWYNACHTANLNGLYLRGKHNSYADGVNWYTFRNYHESLEDVEMKIRAKNFKKNYSSMNNSRCCC